The Teredinibacter sp. KSP-S5-2 genome includes a window with the following:
- a CDS encoding rhomboid family intramembrane serine protease, whose translation MPSYYENSKQIVGTLSLGILVMGLFWFMTDFTFLKTNHTLYTLLCLSIHKELLTYLPLQLISHSFVHFDISHLASNVYLLALLSVYERRVGTKRFLAVFIVACIAATPSVLFYPSGTAAAGMSGGVMGLLAGYFTDDEKMDFKEWSVALATLSLVSMFLTFRSISHEELSSSMEAIGKIDHIGHALGAIGAVIYCRFISAKKKQTVKEHNIPSSPGAEPKQMASNAQATPSSIIDTHPIQTKVANKPLVQSNTQGQASEDINDLVPELSPPLLKAMERHQENGNEHQLKEAVLNMFFRLEHRLNNNRENKLNYKEVIDLLEQTELAMHVPLFRKILL comes from the coding sequence ATGCCTTCATACTATGAGAATAGTAAGCAGATAGTGGGCACACTATCGCTTGGCATATTGGTTATGGGTTTATTTTGGTTCATGACGGATTTCACCTTCCTAAAAACCAACCACACCCTCTATACTCTGCTTTGTTTGAGTATTCACAAAGAGCTTTTGACCTATTTGCCTTTACAGCTAATCAGTCATAGTTTTGTGCATTTTGATATTTCTCATCTTGCATCTAATGTTTACCTTCTGGCTTTACTATCTGTTTATGAACGACGTGTCGGCACAAAACGCTTTTTAGCTGTTTTTATTGTTGCTTGCATAGCAGCCACACCCTCTGTGCTTTTTTATCCATCAGGCACCGCAGCAGCAGGGATGTCAGGCGGTGTAATGGGGTTACTCGCAGGCTACTTTACAGATGACGAAAAAATGGACTTTAAAGAATGGTCTGTAGCTTTAGCCACTCTTTCACTAGTTTCCATGTTTCTAACATTTAGATCCATATCCCATGAGGAACTTTCTTCCAGCATGGAAGCTATAGGAAAAATTGACCATATAGGTCATGCTCTTGGAGCAATTGGTGCTGTAATTTATTGTCGATTTATATCGGCAAAGAAAAAACAAACGGTGAAAGAACATAACATTCCGTCCTCCCCTGGCGCCGAACCAAAGCAAATGGCGAGCAATGCGCAAGCAACTCCCAGTAGTATTATCGACACACATCCTATTCAGACCAAAGTAGCGAACAAACCGTTAGTACAGAGTAATACCCAAGGCCAAGCTTCAGAAGATATTAACGACCTAGTACCAGAACTCTCGCCCCCATTACTTAAAGCAATGGAGCGACACCAAGAAAACGGTAACGAACATCAATTAAAAGAAGCTGTTTTAAACATGTTTTTCAGGTTGGAACACAGACTAAACAACAATAGAGAGAATAAACTTAACTATAAAGAAGTGATCGACCTGTTAGAACAAACAGAATTAGCTATGCACGTACCATTGTTTAGAAAAATTCTCCTTTAA
- a CDS encoding IS3 family transposase (programmed frameshift): protein MTRTRKQYTREYKQEAVVLVQQSKQSIGHIANSLGINDNLLRRWVKEFSEPTKTAFPGHGNARDEEVTRLKRELAEVKRERGFFTRSGSVLRETPQVKYHMIERCRDAFPVRMMCRLLKVSHSGYYDWRDRKPSAKAQDDARLSRKIAQIHRDSDGVFGSPRIWEELRYASERCGLNRVARLMRVNGLKGIPAVRQWRKRPSADRPAHVLNHLNRDFSASEANIKWVTDITYIRTGEGWLYLCVVIDLFSTVVVGWSMSHVMEKQLVLQAVLMAMWQKSHDRPAVLHSDRGSQFTSHEYQKFLRDHNLISSMSAVGNCYDNAAAESFFGLLKRERVNRRRYLTRSEARADIFDYIERFYNPRKKRKLGLPHQTALN, encoded by the exons ATGACAAGAACAAGAAAACAATATACTCGCGAGTATAAACAAGAAGCGGTTGTGCTGGTACAGCAATCCAAACAATCTATTGGTCATATAGCCAATAGTCTTGGTATCAATGACAACTTGCTAAGGCGCTGGGTTAAAGAATTTTCTGAACCCACTAAGACAGCTTTTCCTGGTCATGGCAATGCAAGGGATGAGGAAGTCACTCGCCTTAAGCGTGAGTTAGCCGAAGTAAAACGAGAACGGG GATTTTTTACGAGAAGCGGCAGCGTACTTCGCGAAACACCCCAAGTGAAGTACCACATGATAGAACGCTGCCGCGATGCCTTTCCTGTCAGAATGATGTGTCGCTTACTTAAGGTTTCTCATAGCGGCTATTACGATTGGCGAGATAGAAAACCAAGCGCCAAAGCCCAAGATGACGCTCGCTTATCCAGAAAGATTGCACAAATACACCGTGATAGTGATGGCGTGTTTGGCAGCCCCAGAATTTGGGAAGAATTACGTTACGCAAGCGAACGCTGTGGTCTAAATCGCGTTGCTCGTTTGATGAGAGTGAATGGCCTGAAGGGTATTCCTGCTGTCAGACAATGGCGCAAACGCCCATCAGCAGATCGACCAGCCCATGTACTCAATCACTTAAATCGTGACTTCAGTGCATCAGAAGCCAACATAAAATGGGTAACCGACATTACCTATATTCGAACGGGTGAAGGATGGTTATATTTGTGTGTTGTCATTGACCTGTTCAGCACAGTGGTGGTCGGCTGGTCTATGAGTCATGTAATGGAAAAGCAATTGGTTCTTCAAGCGGTTTTGATGGCAATGTGGCAGAAAAGTCACGATCGACCGGCAGTACTTCATTCTGACCGGGGCTCACAATTTACCAGCCACGAATATCAGAAATTCCTGAGGGACCATAATCTGATATCAAGTATGAGTGCAGTTGGCAATTGTTACGATAATGCGGCAGCGGAAAGTTTTTTCGGCCTGCTGAAAAGAGAAAGAGTTAATCGGCGACGATATCTGACTCGATCAGAAGCCCGAGCGGACATTTTTGATTATATTGAGCGGTTTTACAATCCAAGAAAGAAACGTAAACTGGGGTTACCCCATCAAACTGCTCTTAACTGA
- a CDS encoding RHS repeat-associated core domain-containing protein, producing MTAQIRKEDKSYTLLTRKNLSKATDGWEVAPDKLAHLINGAKPESPSNWKAIWLALQFDDDPTLTEQHIKRRLQEELNRKNLFARRVRIVSTEALTGNTNSGGKQGSGGGAGGGSSNSEQQTESVSKKDKEIAPPPPADNNKQKPVESSKPAKTEKNAETGAAPESETETRGCPISMVSGEELLSINDANLPGPVPFTWKRTYRSSHARDIGLGCGWTHSACERLTVTATDVEYYDDEGRCVPFARPRVHQDSRYIPGGMTLEHPNAECFILKQPGKPDYVFTTYGGTTAFRLSQIRHHNYQPANSELKTPARGYAIDLHYDAQNRLRRLAGNWGKTLYIERDHQGHISQVELVNEATGDRKQMAEYHFNANDDLIAHRNANNLGEDYSYDNHLLLQRTLVTGFSYYYQWDGNDHTARCLRNWGDNGIYDYKFEWDPANNTSKATDSRGYTTTFKYNDYGQITEEIDNEGALHQYRYDNGRKVSYIDPEGNETHYFYDGDNNPLGYRDPLGNRESYSYFKGKVTGYTNKEKAHWKHEYNNLGQLETTTDPYGLKTHYSYSAQGLLSKVVAPGNKTTIYQWNAEGDLKSITDPQGHKRLFTYNGFGQVVESELRLKGAILAGVTRYTYTATGLVDSITGPDGKTTHYQYNENDQLVKHTDPQGRITRFEYDGLSQVVKRINPEGHSLSYEYDKERNLTALINENGERYEFKYDGNERLIKETGFDGRIQHYKYNQAGQLIRHMDAGSVITEFERDALGNMLSKTSRSVTGENSYQEQNRYTYDALGRLKETYNNHQYLAFEYNLLGNITKEHSSELNNQKQRIKSSMRDIAYQNVWPGQRSQIALPDGQLIDYHFNEQHQLDKVSLNGRAITQIERDDFGREVSRTQGALTTHTEYDPSGRLQKQYAINKGNKQPSPILREYGYDEFGNLNRVQDGPVETKYVYDLLNRLKQTEAVNDGQLSKEEFHFDPAGNLLDSPNNQNTGNRLTIQGDRKFTYDKRGNLIRENRGKDGKLVTHYHYNLNNQLVKVEKNGQSIEYKYDPLGRRNKKIDEFGTTTYLWAGDQLIQEERNNLKKTYIHEPENFKPVAMVQDGEVYHYHLDHLGTPQELSNAKGKIVWKARYKTYGNVAYKEVDDIDNNIRFQGQYFDEETGLHYNRHRYYDPSVGQFITQDPIGLLGGVNNYQYAPNPTGWIDPFGLCKEQGDKPARKKPDFYVGPAGPEATLPSTGYRYMRYKDDDGKVNKFAPMTVENKSAPTTYFGFEKYDTGTEARDAFQVKGPEIGSDHTGEGSWSDARLRGEFDTLQLYENGEPLVRVPYMYGDTDKTQLEPIAEAYPEYGKGGAAQLHAEGKVIQFDKVDILPEKQT from the coding sequence ATGACAGCTCAAATTCGCAAGGAAGATAAATCCTACACACTGCTCACACGGAAAAACCTATCCAAAGCCACTGACGGCTGGGAGGTAGCACCGGACAAGTTGGCACACTTGATCAATGGCGCAAAACCGGAGTCTCCCTCCAATTGGAAAGCCATATGGTTAGCCCTGCAATTCGACGACGACCCCACGCTTACCGAGCAACACATTAAACGTCGCCTGCAGGAAGAGCTAAATCGCAAAAACCTGTTTGCCCGACGAGTCCGTATCGTTTCCACTGAAGCCCTCACAGGCAACACCAACTCCGGAGGAAAGCAAGGTTCTGGCGGCGGCGCAGGCGGTGGTAGCAGTAACAGCGAACAACAAACAGAAAGCGTCAGCAAAAAAGATAAAGAAATTGCGCCACCACCACCGGCTGACAATAACAAACAAAAGCCGGTAGAAAGCAGCAAACCCGCGAAGACAGAAAAAAACGCAGAAACCGGTGCGGCACCAGAATCCGAAACCGAAACCCGTGGCTGTCCCATCAGCATGGTATCCGGCGAAGAGCTGCTATCCATTAACGATGCCAACCTACCCGGCCCAGTCCCCTTTACCTGGAAACGCACCTACCGCTCCAGCCATGCACGAGATATTGGCCTTGGTTGCGGTTGGACTCACAGCGCATGTGAACGCCTGACCGTTACCGCCACCGATGTAGAATACTATGATGACGAAGGTCGATGTGTCCCCTTTGCTCGCCCGAGAGTTCATCAAGACAGCCGCTACATTCCTGGCGGCATGACACTGGAACACCCGAACGCCGAGTGCTTTATTCTGAAACAACCCGGCAAACCGGATTACGTGTTCACCACCTACGGCGGCACCACAGCCTTCCGCCTCAGCCAGATACGGCACCATAACTATCAACCGGCCAATAGCGAATTAAAAACCCCGGCACGGGGTTACGCCATAGACCTGCACTACGACGCGCAAAACCGTCTGCGCCGTTTAGCCGGCAACTGGGGCAAAACACTTTACATAGAACGAGATCACCAAGGCCATATCAGCCAGGTTGAACTCGTCAATGAAGCAACTGGCGACCGCAAGCAGATGGCGGAGTACCACTTCAATGCCAACGATGATCTGATCGCCCATCGCAACGCCAATAATCTTGGCGAAGATTACAGCTACGACAACCACCTGTTGTTACAACGCACCTTAGTGACCGGCTTCAGCTACTACTACCAATGGGATGGTAATGACCACACCGCCCGCTGCCTGCGCAACTGGGGTGATAATGGCATCTACGATTATAAGTTTGAATGGGACCCGGCCAACAACACCAGTAAAGCCACCGATAGCCGAGGCTACACCACCACCTTCAAATACAACGACTACGGTCAGATAACCGAAGAAATCGATAACGAAGGCGCGCTACATCAATACCGTTATGATAACGGTCGAAAAGTCAGTTACATCGACCCGGAAGGTAATGAAACCCATTACTTCTACGATGGCGACAACAACCCGCTGGGCTACCGAGACCCCTTAGGCAACCGCGAAAGCTACTCTTACTTCAAAGGTAAAGTCACCGGCTATACCAATAAAGAGAAAGCCCACTGGAAACACGAATACAACAACCTGGGCCAACTGGAAACCACCACGGACCCTTACGGGCTAAAAACCCATTACAGCTATAGCGCCCAAGGCTTACTCAGTAAAGTGGTCGCCCCCGGCAACAAAACCACAATCTACCAATGGAATGCTGAAGGCGATCTAAAAAGTATTACCGACCCGCAAGGCCATAAACGACTCTTTACCTACAACGGTTTTGGTCAGGTGGTGGAATCCGAACTCCGCCTCAAAGGCGCCATTCTGGCTGGTGTAACCCGCTACACCTATACGGCGACCGGTTTAGTGGACAGCATTACCGGCCCCGACGGTAAAACCACCCACTACCAGTACAACGAAAACGATCAACTGGTTAAGCATACTGACCCGCAAGGTCGTATTACCCGTTTTGAATACGATGGTTTAAGCCAGGTCGTTAAGCGTATCAACCCAGAAGGCCACAGTCTCAGTTACGAATACGACAAGGAACGTAACCTCACCGCGTTGATTAATGAAAACGGTGAACGTTACGAGTTCAAATACGACGGCAACGAGCGCCTGATTAAAGAAACCGGCTTCGACGGACGCATCCAACACTACAAATACAACCAGGCGGGTCAACTCATTCGCCATATGGATGCCGGTTCCGTTATTACCGAGTTCGAACGCGATGCCCTCGGCAACATGCTGAGTAAAACCAGCCGTTCCGTCACCGGTGAAAACAGCTACCAGGAACAAAACCGCTACACCTACGACGCCCTTGGCCGCTTAAAAGAAACCTACAACAATCATCAGTACCTGGCATTTGAGTACAACCTGCTGGGCAACATCACCAAAGAGCACAGCTCAGAACTCAACAACCAAAAGCAGCGCATTAAATCGTCTATGCGCGATATTGCTTACCAGAACGTATGGCCGGGCCAGCGCTCCCAAATCGCCCTGCCCGATGGCCAACTCATTGATTACCACTTCAATGAGCAACACCAACTGGACAAGGTATCACTTAACGGCCGAGCGATTACCCAAATCGAGCGGGATGATTTCGGACGGGAAGTTTCGCGTACACAAGGGGCGTTAACCACACACACCGAATATGACCCAAGTGGTCGATTGCAAAAACAATACGCCATAAATAAAGGCAACAAACAACCCTCACCGATACTGCGTGAATACGGTTACGATGAATTCGGTAACCTCAACCGCGTACAAGACGGCCCGGTAGAAACCAAGTACGTCTACGACCTGCTTAACCGCTTAAAACAAACCGAAGCGGTTAACGATGGTCAACTCAGCAAAGAAGAATTTCACTTCGACCCCGCAGGGAATTTGTTGGATAGCCCGAACAACCAAAACACCGGCAACCGATTAACCATTCAGGGTGACCGTAAATTTACCTACGACAAACGCGGCAACTTAATACGAGAAAATCGGGGCAAAGACGGCAAACTGGTTACCCACTACCACTACAACCTGAACAACCAGCTGGTTAAGGTAGAAAAAAACGGCCAGAGCATCGAATACAAATACGACCCCCTTGGCCGGCGCAACAAAAAAATCGACGAATTTGGTACCACCACCTACCTATGGGCTGGCGACCAACTTATTCAAGAGGAACGCAACAACCTCAAGAAAACCTATATCCACGAACCAGAAAACTTCAAACCCGTGGCCATGGTGCAGGATGGCGAAGTCTACCACTACCACCTAGACCATCTGGGCACACCGCAAGAACTCAGTAACGCCAAAGGCAAAATTGTCTGGAAAGCCCGATACAAAACCTACGGTAACGTCGCCTACAAAGAAGTCGACGACATCGACAACAACATCCGCTTCCAGGGCCAATACTTCGACGAAGAAACTGGACTACACTACAACCGACACAGGTACTATGACCCCAGTGTTGGGCAGTTTATAACCCAAGACCCAATTGGGTTGTTGGGTGGGGTAAATAATTACCAATATGCGCCGAATCCTACTGGATGGATTGATCCGTTTGGGTTGTGTAAGGAACAAGGCGACAAACCCGCTAGAAAAAAACCAGATTTTTATGTTGGGCCTGCCGGACCAGAAGCGACATTACCAAGCACTGGTTACAGGTACATGAGATATAAAGACGATGATGGGAAAGTTAATAAATTCGCCCCAATGACAGTGGAAAACAAATCTGCCCCTACCACCTATTTTGGGTTTGAGAAGTATGACACAGGCACTGAAGCCAGAGATGCTTTTCAAGTAAAAGGACCTGAAATAGGATCAGATCACACAGGTGAAGGATCTTGGAGTGATGCAAGGCTTAGGGGAGAATTTGACACGCTACAGCTGTATGAAAATGGAGAGCCTCTGGTTAGAGTGCCTTATATGTACGGAGACACAGACAAAACACAGCTAGAACCTATTGCAGAAGCTTACCCCGAATATGGGAAAGGTGGAGCAGCCCAACTACATGCTGAAGGGAAAGTAATTCAGTTCGATAAGGTCGACATTTTGCCGGAAAAACAAACATGA
- a CDS encoding AraC family transcriptional regulator, which produces MKLATEKNYQVRLIHVLNYIYSHLDSPLALEELASVACFSRYHFHRIFKGFLGESVKELIRRLRMERSAIELRATQDTILDIAQRAGYESDMAYSRAFKAIVGITPSAYRASSQWMFPCLIDNGIRYRTSERITAFKPIQYEDAVMNVVIKEMNDIHVACVRHTGPYRECSKAWDQLCSVLGPEGMLAGDIKFLGVCYDDPDETPSEEIRYDACVTVPQNYQASGEGVDVKTLEGGRYATITHFGPYEKLSDTYRALYGKWLKDSGYEAADKPCIEIYMNDPESTAPEDLVTDIYLPLGEK; this is translated from the coding sequence TTGAAATTGGCAACAGAGAAAAATTATCAGGTACGTTTAATTCACGTGTTGAATTATATCTATTCGCATTTGGACTCGCCGTTAGCGTTAGAGGAGTTGGCCAGCGTCGCCTGTTTTTCTCGTTATCATTTTCATCGTATTTTTAAAGGGTTTCTCGGGGAGTCAGTCAAGGAGTTGATTCGGCGCTTACGAATGGAAAGATCAGCAATTGAACTTCGGGCAACCCAGGATACGATTTTGGATATTGCTCAGCGCGCGGGTTATGAAAGTGACATGGCATATTCCCGTGCGTTTAAAGCAATTGTCGGCATAACACCTTCCGCATACCGTGCATCTTCACAGTGGATGTTTCCTTGTTTGATCGACAACGGTATTCGCTATCGTACTTCCGAGCGAATTACCGCGTTTAAACCGATTCAATATGAGGACGCAGTAATGAATGTAGTAATTAAAGAAATGAACGATATCCATGTGGCTTGTGTACGCCACACCGGCCCCTATAGAGAATGCAGTAAAGCTTGGGATCAACTGTGTTCGGTGTTGGGTCCTGAAGGCATGCTGGCGGGCGATATAAAATTCCTGGGGGTTTGTTATGACGACCCCGATGAAACTCCGAGTGAAGAAATTCGTTATGACGCTTGTGTCACGGTACCGCAGAATTACCAAGCCTCTGGTGAGGGAGTAGATGTAAAAACTCTAGAAGGCGGACGTTACGCAACCATTACACATTTTGGCCCTTATGAAAAATTATCGGATACATATCGAGCGCTCTATGGTAAATGGTTAAAAGACAGTGGCTATGAAGCTGCCGATAAACCTTGTATAGAAATCTACATGAACGACCCTGAGTCGACAGCGCCGGAAGATTTAGTCACGGATATCTATCTTCCTCTTGGAGAAAAGTAA
- a CDS encoding GyrI-like domain-containing protein, which translates to MEKLDLFKLHKDEYVAAKRPQLVDVSMATYLAIDGVGAPGESEFIAAIEALYGVAYTVKMTRKKQGKGDYVVCKLECVYQFDEGTILEAIPQDQWQWRLMIRTPECVESADLFLARQALLSKKKTPKVADVQLKQVELGPCIQMLHIGAYEDELRTVNEMIQFAQANNLKVKPQHCEVYISDPRRVPPERLKTILRLPVFELK; encoded by the coding sequence ATGGAAAAGCTGGATTTGTTTAAGCTACATAAAGACGAGTATGTGGCTGCAAAACGTCCCCAGCTAGTCGATGTGTCAATGGCGACTTACCTCGCCATTGATGGCGTGGGTGCGCCGGGTGAGAGTGAGTTTATCGCCGCAATTGAGGCTTTATATGGCGTTGCTTATACCGTCAAAATGACTAGGAAAAAACAGGGCAAGGGAGATTATGTTGTCTGTAAACTGGAGTGTGTATATCAGTTTGACGAAGGTACTATATTGGAGGCGATCCCTCAGGATCAGTGGCAGTGGAGGTTGATGATTAGAACACCTGAATGTGTAGAAAGTGCTGACCTGTTTTTAGCACGACAAGCTCTGTTGTCAAAAAAGAAAACACCTAAAGTGGCTGATGTGCAGCTAAAGCAGGTTGAGTTGGGCCCCTGTATTCAAATGCTCCACATTGGCGCTTATGAAGACGAACTCCGTACTGTTAATGAAATGATACAGTTTGCGCAAGCAAATAATCTAAAGGTAAAACCTCAGCACTGTGAAGTGTACATTTCTGATCCGAGGCGTGTTCCTCCAGAGCGCTTAAAAACTATTCTAAGGCTGCCTGTTTTTGAATTAAAGTAG